The DNA region GGATGCTACCTGCGAACCGTTTGAATTTGTTAAGGCGGATGTTTTAATTACCGAGAGCACTTTTGCAAATCCTGATACTAAGCACCCATCGCCGGATGATGAAATTAAAAAGCTTAACGAAACGAGCTTAAATATCATGCTGGGCGCCTATTCGTTAGGAAAGGCGCAACGTATCATTTGGTTGCTAAACGAGCATTGCCCCACAAGAAATGTGATGCTTCACCACAGCATCATGCCGTTTGTAAAAATTTACGAAGATTATGGAATAAGCGTAGGTAACTACAAAATGTACGATCGAAAGGTGATGAAGAACAACCACGAAAACCAGGTTTACATTGTACCTCCGATGGTTTTTCACAGTTACCACAAAGCCATAAACGTAGTTCGTGCCTTTGCCTCAGGATGGAAGAACCTGCAGCAACAAAACGGCATTTCGCTTTATATCTCGGACCATGCCGATTGGGACGCAATTTTAGAGACTGTAAAAGAGGTGCAGCCAAAACAAATCTGGACGCTACATGGCGATGGCAAACAACTGAAAGCGCACTTCAAAGATCAATTGGAGGTTAAAATATTGAATGATTGATTGGGAAATGATAGAATGAGAGAATGATTGATTGGGAAAATGATGGGATGATAGAGTTATAGAATGATAGAATGAGAGAATGATTGATTGGGAAAATGATGGGTTGATAGGATGATGGAATGATAAAATGATGGAATGACTGAAAGATCAAAGGGAGAATGTCACCCTGAGCGGAGTCGAAGGGCAGTCCACCAAAAGCTCACTAATTTTAAATTCATTCATTCAAAAATTCAAAATTACTATGAAAGAAGGAGAGGACTTCTATTTTAACGAAGCGGGCTTGATGGTATTTACAGCGAACTATCATTTAAAGCGTGGGTATTGTTGCAAAAACAAGTGTAAGCACTGTCCTTGGGGTTATGGCAAGAAGAAAGAGAAGAAATAGATTAATTGGCAGTTTTCAATTTCAGTTTAATCAAAACGAACATTGTTGTAGATATCGCTTATGTCAACTGTAAAACCCATGGAAACAAAGTTCAGCGAATCTGTTAGTTGCTGATATTCGATCAGTTCCCAGTTTTGGTTTTCGTTAAGGTAAAAGGCTTCAATAGCTACCGATTCGGAATCGATTAAGATGTATTCTTTTAACGATGGAATGTCGCGATAAAGCTTAAATTTTTTCCCTCGATCGTAATCTCGCGTAGATGGCGAAAGGATTTCGATAATTACTGTGGGATTTAAACTCGTGTCTTCATCGGTTTGGAGGTGCTCGATTTCATTGCAATAGATTGAAATATCGGGATAGGTAAATAGCGTATTTTTAGGAATATGCATCCGCATATCGCTGCCAAAGGGATAGCAGTTTCTGTGTTTAAGTTTCTGGCACAATGCACCAAATGTATTAGAGAAAATCCAGTTGTGTTGAGTACTTGCACCAGACATAGCAAAGATTTCTCCTTCAAAGTACTCGTGCTTTTCGTCAGAGGCTTTTTCTTTCTCTAAGTATTCTTCAATGGTGAAACGCCGCTTGTTGTAAGCTACGGCAGGCTCATTTACAATGAATTCCATAAATTACAATTTAGCAAAATTCTCAAATTAATCAAAGTTAACATCTTCGTAGATATCGCTTAAGGCAATGGCAAATTCCATCGAAACAAAGTTGAGCGAATCACTTAACTGTTTATATTCTATAACTTGCCAAATCTGTTTCTCGTTAATGTAAAAGGCTTCGACAGAAACGGATTCTGAATCGATTAGCATGTACTCTTTTAAAGAAGGAATATCTTTGTAAAGGTCGAATTTACGGCTTCTATCGTATTTTCTGGTTGAAGGCGAGAGGATTTCGATGATTACGGTAGGTTCAACAAAAGTTTCCTCGTCTACACCACTTTTTTTCGGATGCTTACAATAAATGGAAATATCAGGATAAGTAAACAGTGTATTTTCCGGAATATGCATCCGCATATCGCTGCCGTACGGCTTACATGGTTTCCCTTTCAGTTTGACATAAAGTTCTCCGAAAATATTAGTGAAAATTTCGTTATGCTTATCGCTAGCACCAGACATAGCAAAGATTTCTCCCTGAAAGTATTCGTGCTTTTCGCCGGAGGCTTTTTCTTTCTCTAAGTATTCTTCAATGGTGAAACGCCGCTTGTTGTAAGCTACGGCAGGCTCATTTACAATGAATTCCATAAATTACAATTTAGCAAAATTCTCAAATTAATCAAAGTTAACATCTTCGTAGATATCGCTTAAGGCAATGGCAAATTCCATCGAAACAAAGTTGAGCGAATCACTTAACTGTTTATATTCTATAACTTGCCAAATCTGTTTCTCGTTAATGTAAAAGGCTTCAGCAAAAACGGATTCTGAATCGATTAGCATGTACTCTTTTAAAGAAGGAATATCTTTGTAAAGGTCGAATTTACGGCTTCTATCGTATTTTCTGGTTGAAGGCGAGAGGATTTCGATAATTACGGTAGGTTCAATAAAAGTTTCCTCGTCTACACCACTTTTTTTCGGATGCTTACAATAAATGGAAATATTAGGATAAGTAAACAGTGTATTTTCCGGAATATGCATCCGCATATCGCTACCGTACGGCTTACATGGTTTCCCTTTCAGTTTGTTGCCAATTTCAATGAATACGTTACTGAAAATTTCGTTATGCTTATCGCCAGCACCAGACATAGCAAAGATTTCTCCCTCAAAGTATTCGTGCTTTTCGTCGGATGCTTTTTCTTTCTCTAAGTATTCTTCAATGGTGAAACGCCGTTTGTTATAGGCCACGGCAGGCTCATTTACAATGAATTCCATAAATTACAATGTACCGAAATTTTCAGTTTAATCAAAACGAACATTGTTGTAGATATCGCTTATGTCAACTGTAAAACCCATGGAAGCAAAGTTCAGCGAATCTGTTAGTTGCTGATATTCGATCAGTTCCCAGTTTTGGTTTTCGTTAAGGTAAAAGGCTTCAATAGCTACCGATTCGGAATCGATTAAGATGTATTCTTTTAACGATGGAATGTCGCGATAAAGCTTAAATTTTTTCCCTCGATCGTAATCTCGCGTAGATGGCGAAAGGATTTCGATAATTACTGTGGGATTTAAACTCGTGTCTTCATCGGTTTGGAGGTGCTCGATTTCATTGCAATAGATTGAAATATCGGGATAGGTAAAGAGCGTATTTTTAGGAATATGCATCCGCATATCGCTGCCAAACAGTTCACAAGGCTTTCCCCTCAGTTTGACGCCGATTTGTACAAAAACATTACTAAAAATTCTGTTATGTTCTGTACTTGCACCAGACATTGCAAAGATTTCTCCTTCAAAGTACTCGTGCTTTTCGTCGGAGGCTTTTTCTTTCTCCAGGTATTCTTCGATGGTGAAACGCCGTTTGTTATAGGCCACGGCAGGCTCATTTACAATGTGTTCCATAGCTCAAGATAGCAAAAAGTATCGCTTTTTTGATGAAGTGGATTACAGCATTAAGCTTTTAGACTGAGCAGCGAGCTAGTGGCCAGCAAAAAAACCGATTAACGCTACGCCAATGCCGAGCAATACAGCGATGGTTTTCCGGATATTGATTTTGTGGTCTGCACTCGATTCGAACAGGATGGTGGTAGAGATGTGCAAAAAGATACCGATAACAATGCCCATTATTTTGTTAAAATAAGCGTCTATTCCACCGATTGTTCCGTTACTAAGTCCAACACTTACATAAAAGCCGAGCGGGGCCATTAGTGCGAAAATAAGAAGGTATAGGAGAATGCTGCCTTTTTTGAAATGATTTTGCATTAAAATACTGGCCAAAGCAAAGGCTGCGGGGATATGATGAAGCGAAATGCCGAAAATCAGTTCATTGTGCTGATCTTTTGCAAGGGGCATTCCTTCTAAAAAGGCATGCAAACAAAGGCTTATCATAATGCCAAATGGGAACACATGGCCATCGTGGTGTTTATGGATGTGTCCATGTTCAACCCCTTCCGAAAATTGCTCTAAAAATATCTGAAGTAAAAATCCAACGAGTATAAAAATCCCGATCTGCTCTTTATCGGGGCCGCTGTACGCATCAGGAATTAAATGTAAAACGGTAATGGCAAAGAGATAGGCACCGCTAAAAGACAGAATCAATTTGAGCAGTTTCGATTTATCGCTTTTAACCAAAAATATTGCAGTGCCTCCAAAAAAAGCGCAGAAAAAAAGTACGGCAAATTTCCAAGCTTCCATTAAAATTCGGGTTGTAGTTTTTTAAAAATCATTGAACAAACAAAACCGATTATTGTTCCGAGTATTGCGCCGGAGGTAACATCAACCGGAAAATGAACGCCCACATAAACTTGTGCAAAACAAATAATTATTGCCCAAAACAATCCAATTGGCAAAATCGGTTTCCAACGGCTATAAAAAACGCAGATCAAAAACACCGCAATAGCGAAATGATTTGTGGCATGAGATGATGGAAAACTCATTCCGCCGCCGCAAGGTACCCGGTGGATGATATCGTTTGATAAATGAAAATCGTTGCATGGCCTTACTCTTCCCACCATTGGTTTGATCAGTTTTGAGGAGATCGAATCGCCCATGGCAAAGGTAACGAGTATCATGCCGATGATATAGAGACCTGTTTTTTTATACTGTTTGATGCAAAATACAATAATAAAAACGTATAACGGCGACCAAAAGAACCGGTTTCGCATTAAGGGCATCAGCCAATCGAAAAAACCGTTTGAAAGACCGCGATGGATCTTCAAAAAGAGCTCAACATCAAATTGCCGGATGCTTTCTATCATGCTTTTTTGCAAACTAAAATTAAACGATCTGAGTTGGCCTTGTCAAAGTCATCGAGTGCATAGTTACCGAAAGCCTTTTGTACCACCATGCCCGCTTTTGTAAGCATACGCTCAAAATTGTCGAAAGTAAATGCCTGAACGCGTTCTTCGAAGTTGTAAACCTTGTGCTTATCCTCAAAATTAATTTTTTTGATAATCTTTCCGTCAACTACGGTTTTCGTAATGTTGAAGGTAATATCATCGAGCGACTTCGTTTCGCAATGGTTTAAATTTCCGATAATTTTTTCGGTATTAAAATAATCAATTACCAAAATACCATTGGCCTTTAAACATTTCCTAAAAGTTTTTAATGCGTCTACATGTTCCTTTTCGGTATCGAAGTAGCCAAAACTGGTAAATAAATTTAGCGCTATATCAAAATAGTTGATGTAAAATAACCGCCGCATATCGTGCACAAGGAAGTGCAATTTATCATTCTCGAACTTTTTTGCAAATTTGATGCTTTGTTCCGATAAGTCTATTCCTGTAACATCAAAGCCTTTTTTATTCAAGTAAATAGCGTGTCGGCCTTTACCGCACGCAATATCGAGCATCTTCGCATCAACAACGGGATCAAGATAGTTTGTTAAGTTATCGATAAAAAACTCGGCTTCGGCATTGTTCCTTTCCTGGTAAAGAATATGATAATATGGGGAATTAAACCAATATTGAAACCACTTGCGCTGCATATAAATAAGCCTTTGTTTTGAAAAGTTGCAAACTTAGATAAAATTGACTTAAACGTATAGATTAATTTAACCTGAACATTAATTTGTTGCCACTGTGCTGAGCCAAAAAAACCATAACAGTTGCGCAAATATAAACTTTTACTTTGCATGTAGAATCTCCTGTCTCATTTATTGCAACATTATTGCATTGATAGGTGTTTTTGTATCCTTTTGCTATTGGGTGTGTATATCAAATACCAGCGTTTAAAAATGGAAGATGGCCGGATTGGCAAGAGTTTGCCAACAACAGTTTGCCTCTGACTGTAGTGCCGAAAGCAGCAGTTTCAAAGTCTGTTAGCCCTTAATTTCTATTAAATACATGGTATAAATAGATATAAAAACAATGTAAATTAAGTGGTTAAAGCTTCCCGAAAACAGCCGGCATCTTGTTTTTTTTCTTATTTTTGAATTTCAAATAAATACGCAAAAGTGACTTTAATAAAATCGATTTCAGGAATACGAGGAACGATTGGCGGACAAGCGGGCAACGGCTTGACACCGATTGATATAGTAAAATTTACAGCGGCTTTTGGTAGCTGGGTGGTAAAGAAAACAGGCAATAAACGACTGGTTTTGGGTCGCGATGCACGTATTTCGGGCGAAATGGTTAACAATTTAGTCATCGGCACCTTGCAGGGCCTTGGCATCGAAGTAATCGATTTAGGACTTTCTACTACGCCAACTGTTGAAGTTGCGGTGCCTGATGAGAGGGCTGGCGGAGGAATTATTTTAACGGCGAGCCACAACCCTAAGCAATGGAATGCGCTGAAGTTATTAAATGACAAGGGCGAATTTATTAGCGATTTGGACGGAAAAGAGGTTTTGGAACTGGCAGAAAGTGCAAGTTTCGAATTTGCTGATGTTGATAAATTAGGCAAGGTAATTAAGAACGATACTTACCTGCAAAAACACATCGACAAAGTTTTGGCGCTACCTTTGGTTGATGTTGAAGCGATTAAAAAGGCCGATTTTAAGATTGTTATCGATTGTGTGAACTCTACCGGTGGCATTTTTATACCTGCGTTGTTAAAGGCTTTGGGCGTAACCCAAGTTACAGAACTATACTGTACGCCCGATGGGCATTTTCCGCATAACCCTGAGCCGCTTCCGGAAAACCTGACCGAGATTTCGAAAGAAGTGCAGAAGCAAAGTGCCGATTTGGGTATTGTTGTCGACCCTGATGTTGACCGTTTATGTTTTGTAAATGAAGATGGTACGATGTTCGGCGAAGAATACACTTTGGTTGCTGTTGCCGATTATGTACTGAAGAACACCCCTGGCAATACGGTATCGAACCTTTCGTCGACCCGTGCTTTACGCGATGTAACAGAGAGATCGGGCTCGGTATATAATGCCTCGGCTGTGGGCGAGGTAAATGTGGTTAACAAAATGAAAGAAACCAACGCCATAATCGGTGGCGAGGGCAACGGCGGAATTATCTATCCTGAAGCGCATTATGGCAGAGATGCTTTGGTTGGTATTGCTTTGTTTTTAACGCATTTGGCCAGGTTTGGAAAGTCGATATCATTGCTACGAAGCAGCTATCCACAGTACCACATCTCTAAAAATAAAATTACCCTTACACCGGAAATGGATATCGATAATTTATTAAAACAGGTGGAAGAAAAATATAAAACACAGCCTTACAGTACTATAGACGGATTGAAGATCGAGTTTGATAAAACATGGGTGCACTTACGCAGATCGAACACGGAGCCAATTATAAGGATTTACAGTGAAGCTGAAAACGAAACAGTTGCCGAAAACCTGGCTAATAAAATCATTTCTGACATTAAGGAAATATTAAAATTAAACTAGCTAATGAAAAAAGTGTATTTAGATAATGCGGCTACCACACCCCTAGATAGGGACGTAATTGCCGAAATGACAAATGTGATGGAGAACTACTTTGGCAATCCATCGGCTATTCATGCGCTGGGAAGGGAGGTGAGAACCCTTGTAGAAAAGGCCCGTAAAACGGTCGCTAATTTGCTAGGTGCTTCTCCATCAGAAATTTTCTTTACCTCAGGAGGTACAGAGGCCGATAATACCGCGATTCGGTGCGGCATTGCAGCTTATGGAATTAAACACGCCATTACTTCAAAAATTGAGCACCATGCGGTTGAGCATACCTTAAATATGATGCTTAAACATGGTGAGATTGATAAGCTGAGCTTTGTTAATATAGATGCGAAGGGTAATGTAGATTATGCTCATTTGGAAGAACTGTTGCAACACAATGAGCGTTCTTTTGTATCGCTTATGCATGCCAACAACGAGTTGGGCACACTTACCGATATGGCTAAGGTTGGAGATATTTGCGAAAAGTACAACGCCATTTATCATGCGGACACCGTGCAAACGATGGGACATTACCCACACAACGTACGCGAATTGAAAGCGCATTTTATCGTTTGTGCGGCACACAAACTGCACGGGCCAAAGGGCGTGGGCTTTTTGTATGTAAACAGCAATATCAAAATTCCGCCGATGATTTATGGTGGCGCACAAGAGCGCAATATGCGTGGCGGAACTGAAAATGTGTATGGTATTGTTGGGCTGGCCAAGGCGCTTGAAATTGCCTATGCGGAAATGGACGCCCACCAGGTTTACATTCAGGATTTAAAAGATTATTTGAAAGCACAATTGATTGCGGAAATTCCGGGAATTGGCTTTAATGGCGAAACTGATGCTGATAAAAGCCTTTATACGGTGTTAAACGTATCTTTCCCTGAGATGGATATGGCCGATATGTTGCTCTTTAATCTCGATATTAATGGCATTTGTGCTTCCGGCGGCAGTGCATGTTCGTCGGGCTCTAATATTGGCTCGCACGTTTTAAACGGTATTGAGGCCGACCCAAATCGCCCATCGGTTCGGTTCTCGTTCAGTAAATATACAACGAAGGAAGAACTTGATTACGTGATTGAAAAAGTAAAAATGGTGGTTAAGCAAAATGCATTGGTTTAGCTACCGATAAGGAAAGAAAAGAAGTCTCGAAGTAATTCGGGACTTTTTTGTTTGATAAAGTTTTTGTATGTTTAATTTATCAGGCGATGACTTTGGAGCGATTGTCATTTCGACGTGAGCGCTTAATAAGAGTTCCTTTGGAGGAGAAATTTGTACGATGTCCCTCATGAGTGTTCCTGACTGTTTAATTATAGTTATCGCATTACGATTATAATCGTTAAATTCCCTTAAAATTCTTTTTTCGCCAACATTTTTGGCCTACGCTTGTTAGTAAAAGACAACACAAATAAACTTATGACCGAACAACACCTTTATCAAACTGGAATTATAGGAAATTGTGCTTTTTTGGCGCATGTAAATAAAAATACAGACATATCCTGGCTTTGCTGGCCTCGTTTTGATAGTCCTTTTGTTTTTGGAAGCCTTTTAGACAAGAAAAAGGGCGGAGAATTTTCGATTTTACCGCAAGGCGAATTCACTTCGACCCAATATTACATTGAAAATACGAACGTTTTAAGAACGGAGATCACAACTTCGGAAGGCAAGTACCGGATTACCGATTTTGCGCCTCGCTTTCATTTATACGAACGGTATTTTAAGCCGCTCATGTTTATCAGAAAGATTGAACCCCTTGAAGGGCACTCGAGGATAACGATAAAGTGTGAGCCGGTTTGCGATTACGGAAAAAGTAAAATGCGATCGAGTAGGGGGAGTAACCACATTGATTACCTGGGTTGCGACGAAAATATTCGTTTAAGCACCAATGTGTCGTTAACGTACATTTTAGATCAAAAGGCATTTGTGCTTAATGAACCGAAATATCTGGTGATGACTTATGGGCAAAACCTTGAGGCGCCGGTGGTTAGTACGGCAGAAAGATTTCTTCGTGAAACTATTGTTTATTGGCGCTTATGGATCAAACATTCTTCTATTGCTGGCTTTTACCAGCCGTTCGTAATTCGCTCGGCGTTGGTTTTAAAAATTCACCAATATGAAGATACAGGCGCAATTATTGCCGCCAGCACAACCAGTTTGCCGGAATTTCCGGGGAGTACCAGAAACTGGGATTATCGGTATTGCTGGCTCCGCGATTCGCACTATGTATTGACCTCGCTTAATCACATTGGCCATTTTGAGGAAATGGAAAAGTATTTCAACTACCTTTCTGATATTTCTCATGCCGAAGATACGCGCTACCAACCTTTATACGGAATAGCGGGGGAACGAAAGATTACTGAACATACTTTAGATCATTTAGAGGGCTACGAAGGCGAGCAGCCAATTAGAATTGGTAATCAGGCGTATGAGCATATTCAAAACGACATTTACGGACAGGTATTAATATCGATGCTGCCATTGTACACCGATCACCGTTTTGTATTTTCGGAACGTAGTGATTCTGTTCGGTGGATTGAGAGTGTACTTTCAAAAATTGAGCGTACAATTGATGAGAAAGATGCCGGAATCTGGGAATTCAGAAACATAGCCAATGTACACTGCTACAGCAATTTGTTTCAATGGGCGGGTGCGCAGGCGGCATTAAAAATGGCCAAAACAATTGGTAACGTCGACTTTGAAACCCGGGCGCAGATTTTGATCGATAAAGCTGCGGCGCACATTGAGGCTTGTTACGATCCGGTTAGAAAAGTTTATACCAATGCTGTTGACAGCCCGCACTTAGATGCAAGCACGTTACAGTTAATTATGATGAATTACCTGGATCCTGCTTCGCAAAGAGCAAAAGACCATTTAATTGCGTTAGAAAATGAACTGAAAACTGAAGACGGATTGTTTTACCGTTATCTGCACGCTGACGACTTTGGCAAACCGAAAACTACCTTTTTAATTTGTGCATTTTGGTATGTTGAGGCTTTGGCTTGTGTGGGTAGAACGGATGAGGCGATTAAAGAGTTCGAAAACATTATAAAGTTCTGTAATCACTTGTTGCTTTTCAGCGAAGATGTTGATGCGAAAACGGGTAGCCAATGGGGTAATTTCCCTCAGGCCTACAGTCACGTAGGTTTAATGAATGCGGCTTATCGGATTGCAATCAAATTAGATAGGCCAATATTTTTATAGGCACGACAGGTTATTTTCCTGCAGATTGAAAGAATTGACGCTGAATTTGTTCTGCGTAATTTCACTTTAATCTGCGGGATTTTTTTGTGCCTTTTTTGTGCGTTTTGTCATTCTGCGCATAGCGAAGAATCTGCAGGCTATTTGGCCCAGAACGTTAAAACTGTAATGCCAAAAGAGGCGAGTGAGTGGGTAAACAAGATGATATATCGGTCGCGGATTTTTCGTGAGAATCGGGGCAGGGCACTCCCGCCATTGACGTTTCCGTGAATACTATAAAGATCGTTCTTTCGACCGATTGATCCATAGGAGCTCCCTTAGAGGAGAGATCTTGATTTTAAGATAAAAATTTCTCGGCTGCGAGCGAAATGACGACCGTTCTTAAGCGCATTATTCTAAAAAGAACGTCGGTGATCTTTGATGACAGCGTTGAAAGCTATCATCAAAGAAAATACCACAGCAGGCATTAATTTTTTGTTACAAACTCTTCCTTAACCAGGCTCCAAAGCAACTTTCTAACTTCTTTAAAGTCGTTTAAGTAATACTTTGCTTCTGAAAGGTTATTGCCTACTTTAACGGTTATGGCGTCATCCGGCAAAGCCTTAAAAATATCTTCGTCGGTATGGTCATCGCCTAGCGCCATAATAAAGTCGGGATTTTTGTTGTAAAGCCAGTTTAATGCGGCTTTGCCCTTGTTTACTTCAATATTTTTAAATTCTATCACCTTATTGCCTGGCATGAGTTGCAGGCCTTTATCGGCGGCTAAAATCTTCATGTGGCTTACAATTTCATTTGCCCGCAACTCGCCCAAACCTTCTTCGGCCTTGCGGTAATGCCAAACCAGCGAATAGCTTTTTTCTTCGATAAAAGAACCTGGAGTTCTATCGGTGTAAGTTTCTAAAAGCGCTTTAATTTCGCTTTTCCATTGGTCGGTAAGCAGGGGCAGGCAGTTCCATTTGTCGCCGTAGGCTTTTTGCCATGCTCCGTGTTCGGCAATCATATCTACGTTTAAATGGCCAAACCATTTTTCGAGGGTTTCATTTCTCCTGCCGCTAATAACAACAACGGTGTTTGAAGGGTCTAATGTTAAGTTTTCAATCAAATCGTAAAGTTCTGCATCTGGAGAGGCATCATCTATATTTCCGGTAAAGTCTACAAGTGTTCCATCGTAATCTAAAAATAATACCCTGTTATTGGCTTTAGCATATTTTGCGGCAATAACTTCGTTAATTGAATTTACAGCGTGTTTTGTTAATAATGATTTTTGAGAATCTTTCACTTCGTTAAGCCTTAAAATAAAATTGTTAACCCAATGTTTCACATTGAATTTTTCTACAATTGCCCGCATGGCTTTCATGCGTTGCTGTTGTTCTTCTAATGGCATTTTGAGGGCTACAACAATGGCCTCCATAATATCGCCTAAATTGTTCGGATTTACAACTAATGCCTCGGTTAGTTCTTTAGAAGCACCGGCCATTTCGCTCAAAATGAGTACGCCATCTTCCTTATTTCTACTTGCTACGTATTCTTTACTTACCAAATTCATGCCATCACGCATGGGTGTTACCAGGCAAATATCGGCTGATGAATACAGTGCGGATAGAACTTCTATAGGGAAAGAGCGGTAAAAGTAATTTACCGGAATCCAGTCCATCGATCGGTAGCGGGCGTTGAGGTTTCCAACAAATTGATCAATCTGATCTCGGAGTTCGCTATACTGCGGAACGGTATCGCGGGATGGCACAACGATCATGAAAAGCTCCAGTTTACCTATAAATTCGGGGTGCATCTGTAAAAGCAGTTCTAACGCTTTTAAGCGCTCCAAAATTCCCTTGCTATAATCTAAGCGGTCGATAGAAAGGATGATTTTCATGTCTTCTTTTCCACTTCTAAAGTAATCAATTTCTTGTTGTACCTCTTTAGTGGTTGTTAATGATGAAAACTTGTCGAAATCGATTCCCATTGGGAAAGCTTCGATCACAATTTGCCGCTCGTTGCTATTAAGTACGTTTGATGATGAATTTACGGGGAGTAGCCGGGTTGCCGTGCTAATGAAATGCCGCACATCATCGTAGGTATGGAAGCCGATCAAATCAGAGCCGATCAAGCCGTTCAGCAGTTCTTCTCTCCAGGGAATCAATCTAAATATTTCGTAAGAGGGGAAGGGAATGTGCTGAAAAAAGCCGATGGTAGCGCTCGGTAATTTTTCGCGTAAAATACCTGGTAGTAAAAGTAGTTGGTAATCTTGTATCCATATTTTGTCTCTTCTGTTTAGCACCTGCATGGCGCTTTTAGCAAATTTTTCGTTTACCGATTTGTACGAGTCCCAATAACTTTGCTCGTAATGTGCGTAAGTAACCAAATAGTGAAATACGGGCCACAAAACCTCGTTCGAAAAACCTTCGTAATAGAGGTTAATTTCCTCCTGGGTTAGAAAAACGGGGTAAAGGTTTAGCTCGCTCAGTTTTTGGATTACTTCTTCTTGTCGATCTTCAGGAACTTCAATTCCGGGCCAGCCAACCCAAATGGAGTTGCCTGTTTTGTACACATCGCCAAGTCCGGTGGCTAAGCCGCCCTCGCTCGGAATAAAGGTGTATTCGTTATTTTCTTCAATAATTTTAACGGGAAGTCTGTTCGATATTATTACTGTTTTCATGCTTTTTACGGATGTCATCACTTAAATAAAGCGACTATTTTCGTTTTTGTTTGAATTTTTTAGGTAAAAAAACATTCAAATGATTAACCTGCGGTCGTGAAAACGCGATGCAGGCAATGATTTATAGCTGTTCTTCTTTGAATCTCATTGTTGGAGATTTCGAATATTGGCTGCTGCAAAGATTGACGAAGGTTTTCACTAAAATGCGCTTTGACTAGAAGTTTGGGTTTGTTGGTTATAGCGACTGCTTGAGCGCTGAA from Pedobacter endophyticus includes:
- the glmM gene encoding phosphoglucosamine mutase; translation: MTLIKSISGIRGTIGGQAGNGLTPIDIVKFTAAFGSWVVKKTGNKRLVLGRDARISGEMVNNLVIGTLQGLGIEVIDLGLSTTPTVEVAVPDERAGGGIILTASHNPKQWNALKLLNDKGEFISDLDGKEVLELAESASFEFADVDKLGKVIKNDTYLQKHIDKVLALPLVDVEAIKKADFKIVIDCVNSTGGIFIPALLKALGVTQVTELYCTPDGHFPHNPEPLPENLTEISKEVQKQSADLGIVVDPDVDRLCFVNEDGTMFGEEYTLVAVADYVLKNTPGNTVSNLSSTRALRDVTERSGSVYNASAVGEVNVVNKMKETNAIIGGEGNGGIIYPEAHYGRDALVGIALFLTHLARFGKSISLLRSSYPQYHISKNKITLTPEMDIDNLLKQVEEKYKTQPYSTIDGLKIEFDKTWVHLRRSNTEPIIRIYSEAENETVAENLANKIISDIKEILKLN
- a CDS encoding bifunctional alpha,alpha-trehalose-phosphate synthase (UDP-forming)/trehalose-phosphatase, with translation MKTVIISNRLPVKIIEENNEYTFIPSEGGLATGLGDVYKTGNSIWVGWPGIEVPEDRQEEVIQKLSELNLYPVFLTQEEINLYYEGFSNEVLWPVFHYLVTYAHYEQSYWDSYKSVNEKFAKSAMQVLNRRDKIWIQDYQLLLLPGILREKLPSATIGFFQHIPFPSYEIFRLIPWREELLNGLIGSDLIGFHTYDDVRHFISTATRLLPVNSSSNVLNSNERQIVIEAFPMGIDFDKFSSLTTTKEVQQEIDYFRSGKEDMKIILSIDRLDYSKGILERLKALELLLQMHPEFIGKLELFMIVVPSRDTVPQYSELRDQIDQFVGNLNARYRSMDWIPVNYFYRSFPIEVLSALYSSADICLVTPMRDGMNLVSKEYVASRNKEDGVLILSEMAGASKELTEALVVNPNNLGDIMEAIVVALKMPLEEQQQRMKAMRAIVEKFNVKHWVNNFILRLNEVKDSQKSLLTKHAVNSINEVIAAKYAKANNRVLFLDYDGTLVDFTGNIDDASPDAELYDLIENLTLDPSNTVVVISGRRNETLEKWFGHLNVDMIAEHGAWQKAYGDKWNCLPLLTDQWKSEIKALLETYTDRTPGSFIEEKSYSLVWHYRKAEEGLGELRANEIVSHMKILAADKGLQLMPGNKVIEFKNIEVNKGKAALNWLYNKNPDFIMALGDDHTDEDIFKALPDDAITVKVGNNLSEAKYYLNDFKEVRKLLWSLVKEEFVTKN
- a CDS encoding cysteine desulfurase family protein, with amino-acid sequence MKKVYLDNAATTPLDRDVIAEMTNVMENYFGNPSAIHALGREVRTLVEKARKTVANLLGASPSEIFFTSGGTEADNTAIRCGIAAYGIKHAITSKIEHHAVEHTLNMMLKHGEIDKLSFVNIDAKGNVDYAHLEELLQHNERSFVSLMHANNELGTLTDMAKVGDICEKYNAIYHADTVQTMGHYPHNVRELKAHFIVCAAHKLHGPKGVGFLYVNSNIKIPPMIYGGAQERNMRGGTENVYGIVGLAKALEIAYAEMDAHQVYIQDLKDYLKAQLIAEIPGIGFNGETDADKSLYTVLNVSFPEMDMADMLLFNLDINGICASGGSACSSGSNIGSHVLNGIEADPNRPSVRFSFSKYTTKEELDYVIEKVKMVVKQNALV
- a CDS encoding glycoside hydrolase family 15 protein, with protein sequence MTEQHLYQTGIIGNCAFLAHVNKNTDISWLCWPRFDSPFVFGSLLDKKKGGEFSILPQGEFTSTQYYIENTNVLRTEITTSEGKYRITDFAPRFHLYERYFKPLMFIRKIEPLEGHSRITIKCEPVCDYGKSKMRSSRGSNHIDYLGCDENIRLSTNVSLTYILDQKAFVLNEPKYLVMTYGQNLEAPVVSTAERFLRETIVYWRLWIKHSSIAGFYQPFVIRSALVLKIHQYEDTGAIIAASTTSLPEFPGSTRNWDYRYCWLRDSHYVLTSLNHIGHFEEMEKYFNYLSDISHAEDTRYQPLYGIAGERKITEHTLDHLEGYEGEQPIRIGNQAYEHIQNDIYGQVLISMLPLYTDHRFVFSERSDSVRWIESVLSKIERTIDEKDAGIWEFRNIANVHCYSNLFQWAGAQAALKMAKTIGNVDFETRAQILIDKAAAHIEACYDPVRKVYTNAVDSPHLDASTLQLIMMNYLDPASQRAKDHLIALENELKTEDGLFYRYLHADDFGKPKTTFLICAFWYVEALACVGRTDEAIKEFENIIKFCNHLLLFSEDVDAKTGSQWGNFPQAYSHVGLMNAAYRIAIKLDRPIFL